The following coding sequences are from one Wenzhouxiangella sp. AB-CW3 window:
- a CDS encoding type 1 glutamine amidotransferase domain-containing protein, whose translation MSLPDKHVAILAEDNYQELELHYPRLRLIEAGARVSVLGAGKHTYHSGKGYAVGVDDDISEVDPGDFDAVVIPGGMAPDRMRRHRHMVDFVRALSEAEKPVAWICHAGWMAVSADIIRGRRVTSFASIRDDMVNAGGDWVDEEVVVDGHLISSRVPDDLPAFCRAIIQALS comes from the coding sequence ATGAGCCTGCCCGACAAGCATGTCGCCATTCTGGCCGAGGACAATTACCAGGAGCTGGAACTGCACTACCCGCGCCTGCGGCTGATCGAGGCCGGTGCGAGGGTCAGCGTGCTCGGGGCCGGGAAGCACACTTATCACAGCGGCAAGGGTTACGCGGTCGGTGTCGATGACGATATTTCCGAGGTCGATCCCGGGGACTTCGATGCCGTGGTCATTCCCGGCGGCATGGCGCCGGACCGGATGCGCCGCCACCGCCACATGGTGGATTTCGTGCGCGCTTTGAGCGAGGCGGAAAAGCCGGTGGCGTGGATCTGCCATGCCGGCTGGATGGCGGTGTCGGCCGACATCATTCGGGGCCGGCGCGTGACCTCGTTTGCCTCGATTCGCGACGACATGGTCAATGCCGGCGGCGACTGGGTGGACGAGGAGGTGGTGGTCGACGGCCACCTGATTTCCAGTCGCGTGCCCGACGATCTGCCCGCCTTCTGCCGCGCCATCATCCAGGCCTTGTCATGA
- the cysG gene encoding siroheme synthase CysG has protein sequence MSTKTLTSPSRWYPVFLDLHDRRVLMVGGDEVAKRKMKRLLEAGALVDLVADSLHPDTEAMADSERVNWLARELADHHLPGHALVVVAAADAFTRERIVRWGRDHGVPVNVVDRLQESSAIVPAVVDRSPLMIAIGSGGQAPELARMIRSRIERLLPPSIGRLAAMAGSLAGQIRARFPELARRRRFLDWVFNGLPADEVAAGREQQSRALITRALEKDEWSGPGHVSLVGAGPGEPELLTLRALSRIQSADVIVHDGLVDARILDYARRDAELIDVAKRPGENGVGQDGIHEILIEHARSGARVVRLKGGDPMVFGRGGEELAFLCAHGIDYEVVPGVTAASACAAYAGLPLTQRGMAQSVRLVTAHCERSIDRLDWAALAADYQTLAFYMSVGQLEHIEQQLIAHGRAAQTPVALVENGTRPDQRVAVGELHELADLARTHSISSPAMLFVGEVATLARELGWYGDAVLTRGEPSARVLAATG, from the coding sequence ATGTCTACGAAAACTCTCACATCACCGTCACGTTGGTATCCCGTGTTCCTCGACCTTCACGATCGTCGCGTTCTGATGGTCGGCGGCGACGAGGTCGCGAAGCGCAAGATGAAGCGGCTGCTCGAGGCCGGTGCGCTGGTCGACCTGGTGGCCGACTCATTGCACCCGGATACCGAGGCCATGGCCGACAGCGAGCGGGTCAACTGGCTCGCCCGCGAGCTGGCCGACCACCATCTGCCCGGTCATGCCCTGGTGGTGGTGGCCGCGGCCGACGCCTTTACGCGTGAGCGCATTGTTCGCTGGGGCCGGGACCATGGGGTTCCGGTCAACGTCGTCGACCGCCTGCAGGAAAGCTCGGCCATTGTTCCAGCCGTGGTCGATCGTTCACCGCTGATGATCGCCATTGGCTCGGGAGGCCAGGCCCCGGAACTTGCGCGCATGATCCGCAGCCGCATCGAGCGCCTGCTTCCGCCCAGCATCGGACGCCTGGCGGCCATGGCCGGCAGCCTGGCCGGACAGATTCGCGCCCGCTTCCCGGAGCTGGCACGGCGGCGGCGATTTCTCGACTGGGTCTTCAACGGACTGCCGGCCGATGAAGTGGCCGCCGGGCGCGAGCAACAATCGCGCGCCCTGATCACCCGGGCACTGGAGAAGGATGAATGGTCCGGGCCAGGGCATGTCAGCCTGGTCGGTGCCGGGCCGGGCGAGCCCGAGCTTCTGACCCTGCGCGCGCTTTCGCGCATCCAGTCCGCCGACGTGATCGTGCATGACGGCCTGGTCGATGCGCGCATTCTCGACTATGCCCGGCGCGATGCCGAGCTCATCGACGTGGCCAAGCGCCCCGGCGAAAATGGTGTCGGCCAGGATGGCATTCACGAGATCCTGATCGAACATGCCCGTTCCGGTGCGCGGGTCGTGCGCCTTAAAGGCGGCGATCCCATGGTGTTTGGCCGTGGCGGCGAGGAGCTGGCTTTTCTGTGCGCCCACGGCATCGACTACGAAGTGGTGCCGGGCGTAACCGCGGCCTCGGCCTGCGCGGCCTACGCCGGATTGCCCCTGACCCAGCGCGGCATGGCCCAGTCGGTACGCCTGGTCACCGCCCACTGCGAACGCTCCATCGACCGCCTGGACTGGGCAGCCCTGGCCGCCGACTACCAGACCCTGGCTTTCTATATGTCGGTCGGTCAGCTCGAACACATCGAGCAGCAGTTAATCGCGCATGGCCGCGCAGCGCAGACGCCGGTTGCCCTGGTCGAGAACGGCACCCGGCCGGATCAACGCGTCGCGGTGGGTGAGCTGCACGAACTGGCCGACCTGGCCCGTACTCACTCGATCAGCTCGCCAGCCATGCTGTTTGTCGGCGAGGTCGCTACCCTGGCCAGGGAACTGGGCTGGTACGGCGATGCCGTACTGACACGGGGCGAGCCATCGGCCCGCGTCCTCGCGGCGACTGGCTGA
- a CDS encoding patatin-like phospholipase family protein, translating to MRSLLTGLLALWLAGTIATPAMAGDEESSKTIGLALGSGGAAGLAHIRMIEVFEELEVRPAAIAGTSIGAIIGALYAAGMDAEGMRELFKEFGGSALDPFSNDDGLDIGLTDLLEIDFDDGSLLDPDEFFELVAERIDAREFDDLDIPLKVVVTNYWDGETVVLEEGDLFEALKASMAVPGLFAPVKRDDKLLIDGGTSNPLPWDQVADHDIVVAIDVTGSRNPEQDESPDLADLLFKTFEIMQQSLIAQARRADPPDIYIKPELSGIRLLYFDRVDDILDKAESGADELRQKLSEALEQ from the coding sequence ATGAGAAGCCTCCTGACCGGCCTTCTGGCTTTGTGGCTGGCGGGCACGATCGCAACGCCGGCCATGGCCGGTGACGAGGAATCGTCAAAAACCATCGGCCTGGCGCTGGGCTCGGGCGGGGCGGCTGGGTTGGCGCATATCCGCATGATCGAGGTGTTCGAGGAACTGGAAGTCCGGCCCGCGGCTATCGCCGGCACCAGCATTGGCGCGATTATTGGTGCGCTGTACGCCGCCGGCATGGATGCCGAGGGCATGCGCGAGTTGTTCAAAGAGTTTGGTGGCTCGGCGCTGGACCCGTTTTCCAACGACGACGGTCTGGATATCGGCCTGACCGATCTACTCGAAATCGACTTCGATGACGGCAGCCTGCTGGACCCGGACGAGTTCTTCGAGCTGGTGGCCGAACGTATCGATGCACGCGAGTTCGACGATCTCGACATTCCGCTTAAGGTCGTCGTCACCAATTACTGGGATGGCGAAACCGTGGTGCTGGAGGAGGGCGATCTGTTCGAGGCGCTCAAGGCGAGCATGGCGGTGCCCGGCCTGTTCGCGCCGGTCAAGCGCGACGACAAGCTGCTGATCGATGGCGGCACTTCCAACCCGCTGCCCTGGGACCAGGTTGCCGACCACGACATCGTCGTGGCCATCGACGTGACCGGCTCACGCAACCCCGAACAGGACGAGTCGCCCGACCTGGCCGACCTGTTGTTCAAGACCTTCGAGATCATGCAGCAGTCGCTGATTGCCCAGGCCCGGCGGGCCGATCCACCGGATATCTATATCAAGCCGGAACTGTCGGGTATCCGCCTGCTGTATTTTGATCGTGTCGACGACATTCTTGACAAGGCCGAATCGGGCGCCGACGAGTTGCGCCAGAAGTTGTCCGAAGCGCTGGAACAGTAG
- a CDS encoding DUF3192 domain-containing protein: protein MKVVSRVLVLGLVTVLLGGCVFSVGGSRGSSGESDWQQIERENRAAIARLSKGMYVDEVRSRMGTPDFLESFSRADYDYQVLFYRTHRVKADGMTTRDETTPLIFADGLLVGWGEAAWVDLTGRPLTGRP from the coding sequence ATGAAAGTCGTTTCCAGAGTTCTGGTCCTGGGCCTGGTCACCGTGCTGCTGGGCGGTTGCGTGTTCAGCGTAGGCGGCAGCCGTGGTTCATCGGGGGAATCGGACTGGCAGCAGATCGAGCGTGAGAACCGTGCAGCGATCGCGCGGCTGAGCAAGGGCATGTATGTCGACGAGGTCCGTTCGCGCATGGGTACGCCGGATTTCCTCGAATCCTTCTCTCGCGCTGACTATGACTACCAGGTGCTGTTCTACCGTACCCATCGCGTCAAGGCTGATGGCATGACCACGCGCGACGAGACCACGCCGTTGATCTTTGCCGATGGTCTCCTGGTGGGCTGGGGCGAGGCGGCCTGGGTCGATCTGACCGGCCGTCCTTTGACGGGTCGGCCCTGA
- a CDS encoding assimilatory sulfite reductase (NADPH) flavoprotein subunit: MALVPAQQQEIERQLDRLRDNLTSEQLLWASGYMAGLAAAGSSVAHGAVDQMAQPAAEPGAAETLTIWYGTETGNARGVARRLADTARERGWEVSLAGLDEVQPRRIGKASLLILVVATHGEGDPPETAEAFCRFIHSDRAPSLDKLRYAVFALGDSSYPDFCQTGRELDERLAELGGERLLDRVDCDVDFETQEDPWRDRVVERVEPLMQQGSAAAEPHLQVVGRPAPQAASATAAHDRRNPFEAELLEVSPLTVTPSNKRVAHVELSLEDSGIVWQPGDSLGMWPENDPALVERIVEACGVDASAEIEHDGRRISLGRWLGRHAELTQVVRPFLVRWAELTEAGELQALLDDRDALTRWVAERQVIDVLEDYPLRVDAETLAGSLRRLAPRLYSIASSPLTVEDEIGLTVKLEQHGADLARRLGVASGQLLERAAPGDVVPIYIEPNERFRLPSDGDRPIIMIGPGTGVAPFRAFVEHRQAQAAAGSSWLFFGEQHRRTDFLYQLEWQRFLRDGALSRLSVAFSRDQAEKVYVQHRLREQAREVYAWLEEGAHVYVCGSGQGMAADVHQALVDVIVEQAGRSAEQAEEYLAAMKADHRYQKDVY, translated from the coding sequence ATGGCTCTGGTTCCAGCCCAGCAACAGGAAATCGAGCGACAGCTCGACCGCCTGCGCGACAATCTGACCTCCGAGCAGTTGCTCTGGGCGTCTGGCTACATGGCCGGCCTGGCCGCCGCCGGATCGTCGGTGGCCCATGGTGCGGTCGACCAGATGGCGCAGCCGGCCGCCGAGCCCGGCGCGGCCGAAACCCTGACGATCTGGTACGGCACCGAAACCGGCAATGCCCGCGGCGTGGCCCGGCGCCTCGCCGACACCGCCCGCGAACGCGGCTGGGAGGTCAGCCTGGCCGGCCTGGACGAGGTGCAGCCCCGCCGGATTGGCAAGGCTTCGCTGCTGATCCTGGTCGTTGCCACGCATGGCGAAGGCGATCCGCCGGAAACCGCCGAAGCCTTCTGCCGCTTTATCCATTCCGACCGCGCGCCATCGCTGGACAAACTCCGCTACGCCGTCTTCGCGCTGGGTGATTCTTCCTATCCGGACTTCTGCCAGACCGGCCGAGAACTCGACGAGCGCCTGGCCGAACTCGGCGGCGAACGCCTGCTCGACCGGGTCGATTGCGATGTGGACTTTGAAACCCAGGAAGACCCCTGGCGCGACCGGGTCGTCGAGCGTGTCGAGCCGCTGATGCAACAGGGCTCTGCCGCGGCCGAGCCACACCTGCAAGTCGTTGGACGCCCGGCCCCGCAGGCGGCCTCGGCCACGGCGGCCCATGATCGGCGAAATCCCTTTGAAGCCGAGCTGCTGGAAGTCTCGCCGCTGACCGTTACTCCCTCCAACAAGCGCGTGGCGCATGTTGAGTTGTCGCTGGAAGACAGCGGTATTGTCTGGCAGCCGGGCGATTCGCTGGGCATGTGGCCGGAGAATGATCCGGCACTGGTCGAACGGATTGTCGAGGCCTGCGGTGTCGACGCCAGTGCCGAGATCGAGCATGACGGGCGGCGCATCAGCCTAGGCCGTTGGCTGGGCCGGCATGCAGAGCTAACCCAGGTTGTTCGCCCGTTTCTGGTGCGCTGGGCCGAGCTGACCGAAGCCGGTGAACTGCAGGCCCTGCTTGACGATCGCGATGCCCTCACCCGCTGGGTCGCCGAACGTCAAGTCATCGACGTGCTCGAGGACTATCCCTTGCGGGTCGATGCCGAAACCCTGGCCGGCAGCCTGCGCCGGCTGGCGCCGAGACTGTACTCCATTGCCTCCAGCCCGCTGACCGTCGAAGACGAGATCGGCCTGACCGTCAAGCTGGAACAGCATGGTGCCGATCTCGCCCGGCGCCTGGGTGTGGCCTCCGGGCAGTTGCTGGAGCGGGCCGCACCCGGCGATGTCGTGCCGATCTATATCGAACCCAACGAACGCTTCCGACTGCCGTCCGACGGCGATCGGCCCATCATCATGATCGGCCCGGGCACCGGCGTGGCGCCGTTCCGCGCCTTTGTCGAGCATCGTCAAGCCCAGGCGGCTGCCGGTTCAAGCTGGCTGTTCTTCGGCGAGCAGCATCGGCGCACCGATTTTCTCTACCAGCTTGAATGGCAGCGTTTCCTTCGCGACGGCGCACTCAGCCGCCTGTCGGTGGCCTTCTCGCGCGATCAGGCCGAGAAGGTCTATGTGCAGCACCGTCTGCGCGAACAGGCCCGCGAGGTGTACGCCTGGCTGGAAGAGGGCGCGCATGTCTACGTCTGCGGCAGCGGCCAGGGCATGGCCGCCGACGTGCACCAGGCCCTGGTCGACGTGATTGTCGAGCAGGCCGGCCGGTCTGCAGAGCAGGCCGAGGAATACCTGGCGGCCATGAAGGCCGACCACCGCTACCAGAAGGATGTCTATTGA
- a CDS encoding sialidase family protein gives MPRSVLYLPLVLWLTACQAESESMPETDLRWSEPVKVASGEAYQGPWRMNESEFLYVDDPAVALADGKIFFAWVDNADQDIHFQIFDRDGEPELDEPVNVSVSGDIFSWLPRVAVDGERVYIAWEEVLFTGGSHGGEILLARSNDGGRSFSEPINLSNTTAGAGKGRLTRERWDNGSLDLLARNGRVVVAWTEYEGALRVATSADGGDSFGEPLHVAGDDELPARAPSLAGTPDDRIWLAWTVGEDNSADIHLAYTIDTEEGFSEPRRIHASDAHADSPVVRVDSEGTVHLAWTESTGGPLRGSRIVYARDIDGSGDFGETVRLSGDTMAVYPQMAVAGQRVLVSWERSATDRRQLFGIGYSASVDGGRSFSEPTVIAATQREEYGVNGGNQGLLMRKLDLSDDGRAVLGHATFNRNEASHIWLLRGRVE, from the coding sequence ATGCCACGATCTGTCTTGTACCTGCCGCTGGTACTGTGGTTGACGGCTTGCCAGGCGGAGTCCGAATCGATGCCAGAAACCGACCTGCGCTGGTCGGAGCCGGTCAAGGTGGCCTCGGGTGAGGCCTACCAGGGCCCATGGCGCATGAACGAGTCGGAGTTTCTCTACGTCGACGACCCAGCCGTTGCGCTGGCCGATGGCAAGATCTTCTTTGCCTGGGTCGACAATGCCGACCAGGACATTCATTTCCAGATTTTCGACCGGGATGGTGAGCCCGAGCTCGATGAACCGGTCAATGTATCGGTCTCCGGAGACATTTTTTCCTGGCTGCCACGGGTGGCCGTTGACGGCGAGCGGGTCTACATCGCCTGGGAAGAAGTCCTGTTCACCGGCGGTTCGCACGGCGGCGAGATTCTGCTGGCGCGCTCGAATGATGGCGGACGCAGCTTCTCCGAGCCGATCAATCTTTCCAATACCACCGCCGGTGCCGGCAAGGGGCGCCTGACCCGCGAGCGCTGGGACAACGGCAGCCTGGACTTGCTGGCCCGGAATGGTCGGGTGGTCGTGGCCTGGACCGAATACGAAGGTGCGCTACGGGTGGCCACCTCCGCCGATGGCGGGGACAGTTTCGGCGAGCCGTTGCACGTGGCCGGCGACGACGAACTTCCCGCCCGCGCGCCGTCGTTGGCCGGCACCCCGGACGATCGCATCTGGCTGGCCTGGACGGTGGGCGAGGACAACTCGGCCGATATTCACCTGGCCTACACCATCGATACCGAAGAAGGATTCTCCGAGCCGCGCCGCATCCACGCCTCCGACGCCCATGCCGACAGTCCCGTGGTGCGTGTCGACAGCGAAGGTACGGTGCATCTGGCCTGGACCGAAAGCACGGGAGGGCCGTTGCGTGGCAGCCGCATCGTCTACGCACGCGACATCGATGGCAGCGGAGACTTTGGCGAGACCGTCAGGCTCTCCGGTGACACCATGGCAGTCTATCCACAGATGGCTGTTGCCGGTCAACGCGTACTGGTGAGCTGGGAGCGGTCGGCGACGGACAGGCGTCAACTGTTCGGAATCGGCTATTCCGCATCAGTTGACGGCGGGCGCAGCTTCAGCGAGCCGACCGTGATCGCGGCCACCCAGCGCGAGGAGTATGGCGTCAATGGCGGCAACCAGGGCTTGCTGATGCGCAAGCTCGACCTGTCGGACGACGGGCGAGCGGTCCTGGGCCATGCTACGTTCAACCGCAACGAAGCTTCCCATATCTGGTTGCTGCGGGGCAGAGTCGAGTGA
- a CDS encoding phospholipase D-like domain-containing protein: MPEIDQATHGRIRLRWRRIALATLALAWIASGTWHSVKPLPEGLALTGGQYPAPVIEYLADDTWVDEDGERRIDRTIFDRKLELIAQAERLIVADMFLFNEFAGAADDDDMRALSSELTEALVEQQTAVPGLEIVFITDPINTVYGSMESPHLQTMREAGIEVVVTDLDRLRDSNPAWSGLWRLCCRWLGNNTDGGWLPNPVGDEPITLRSWKRLANFKANHRKTLVVDHGETWKGLVTSANPHDASSAHSNQAVVLSGPAVFELLASERAIVAFSDNGALWDRPPEAVPPQMADADLSIQVLTESAIRDAVIELLDFADSGDEVELSMFYLSHRGIIEAMKDAAGRGASVSALLDPNEHAFGRRKNGVPNRPVAAELTRAGVDVRWCHTTGEQCHDKQLLVRFGDGQTELIAGTANYTRRNLDDLNPETALHLRGTDATPPLVQARQRFDERWNNRNGRSYSLDYDEYADESRLRYWQYRIMEATGLSTF; this comes from the coding sequence ATGCCCGAGATCGATCAGGCCACCCATGGCCGTATTCGTTTGCGCTGGCGCCGCATTGCGCTGGCGACGCTGGCATTGGCCTGGATCGCCTCGGGGACCTGGCACAGTGTCAAGCCGCTGCCCGAGGGTCTCGCGCTGACCGGCGGACAGTACCCCGCGCCGGTGATCGAGTACCTGGCCGACGATACCTGGGTGGACGAGGACGGCGAGCGTCGCATCGACCGGACCATCTTTGATCGCAAGCTGGAACTGATTGCCCAGGCCGAGCGCCTGATCGTGGCCGACATGTTCCTGTTCAACGAGTTTGCCGGCGCTGCCGATGATGACGACATGCGGGCATTGTCGTCGGAACTGACCGAGGCACTGGTTGAACAACAAACGGCCGTGCCGGGGCTTGAGATCGTGTTCATCACCGACCCGATCAATACGGTTTACGGCAGCATGGAGTCACCCCATCTTCAGACCATGCGCGAGGCCGGCATCGAAGTGGTGGTCACCGATCTTGATCGCCTGCGTGATTCCAACCCGGCCTGGTCCGGGCTGTGGCGGCTTTGCTGCCGATGGCTGGGCAACAACACCGACGGTGGCTGGTTGCCCAACCCGGTCGGTGACGAGCCGATCACGCTGAGGAGCTGGAAACGCCTGGCCAACTTCAAGGCCAACCACAGAAAGACACTGGTCGTCGATCACGGCGAAACATGGAAGGGGCTGGTGACCTCGGCCAACCCACACGATGCCTCCAGCGCGCATTCCAACCAGGCCGTGGTGCTGTCCGGCCCGGCCGTGTTCGAGTTGCTGGCCTCTGAACGGGCCATCGTGGCATTCTCCGACAATGGCGCGTTGTGGGATCGTCCACCGGAGGCCGTTCCGCCGCAGATGGCCGATGCTGACCTCAGCATACAGGTGCTCACCGAAAGCGCGATACGCGATGCGGTCATCGAGTTGCTTGACTTTGCAGACAGCGGAGACGAAGTCGAGCTGTCGATGTTCTACCTCTCCCATCGCGGCATCATCGAGGCGATGAAAGATGCGGCCGGGCGCGGGGCAAGTGTAAGCGCACTGCTCGATCCCAACGAACACGCCTTCGGCCGTAGAAAGAACGGGGTGCCGAACCGACCGGTGGCCGCCGAACTGACCCGGGCCGGTGTCGATGTGCGCTGGTGCCACACCACCGGGGAGCAATGCCACGACAAGCAATTGCTGGTGCGCTTCGGCGATGGCCAAACGGAGCTGATCGCCGGCACGGCCAACTACACCCGGCGCAACCTTGACGACCTCAACCCCGAGACGGCGCTGCACCTGCGCGGGACCGATGCAACACCGCCACTTGTCCAGGCCAGACAACGTTTTGATGAGCGCTGGAACAACCGCAACGGGCGCTCATACAGCCTGGATTACGACGAGTACGCCGACGAGAGCCGCTTGCGCTACTGGCAATACCGGATCATGGAAGCCACCGGCCTGTCGACGTTCTGA
- the cysK gene encoding cysteine synthase A, with translation MIYDNILQTIGRTPVVRLNRLAPPHVDFYVKAEFFNPLASVKDRLAVAIIEDAERRGELRKGQTVVEATSGNTGIALAMVCAAKGYPFVAVMVETFSVERRKLMRALGAKVMLTPAAERGTGMVKKAAELAERHGWFLARQFENEANPAYHRNTTGPEILRDFAGRRLDYFVSGWGTGGTITGAGQMLKLARPELKVIATEPAGASLMAGKEWQPHKIQGWTPDFLPKVLDRSVADEIVPVDDDTARDTALALASREGIFAGISAGATVAAALDVAERAEPGSSILAMLPDTGERYLSTFMFEDIAEGSDDEWLAAFAEEAPDTTDENSPSLSTTSS, from the coding sequence ATGATTTACGACAACATCCTCCAGACCATCGGCCGCACACCGGTCGTCCGCCTGAACCGCCTGGCCCCGCCGCACGTGGACTTCTACGTCAAGGCCGAGTTCTTCAACCCACTGGCCTCGGTCAAGGACCGGCTGGCCGTTGCCATTATCGAGGATGCCGAGCGCCGCGGCGAGCTCAGGAAAGGTCAGACCGTGGTCGAGGCCACCTCCGGCAACACCGGCATCGCCCTGGCCATGGTGTGCGCGGCCAAGGGTTATCCGTTCGTTGCCGTCATGGTCGAGACCTTCTCGGTGGAACGACGCAAGCTGATGCGTGCGCTGGGGGCGAAGGTGATGCTCACCCCGGCCGCCGAGCGCGGCACGGGCATGGTGAAGAAAGCCGCCGAGCTGGCCGAACGTCACGGCTGGTTCCTGGCGCGCCAGTTCGAGAACGAGGCCAACCCGGCCTATCACCGCAACACCACCGGCCCTGAGATCCTGCGCGATTTTGCCGGTCGGCGACTGGACTACTTCGTCAGCGGCTGGGGCACCGGCGGCACCATCACCGGCGCCGGCCAGATGCTCAAGCTGGCACGCCCGGAACTGAAAGTCATCGCCACCGAACCGGCCGGCGCCTCGCTGATGGCCGGAAAGGAATGGCAACCGCACAAGATCCAGGGCTGGACCCCGGACTTCCTGCCCAAGGTGCTCGATCGCTCCGTGGCCGACGAGATCGTGCCGGTGGACGACGACACCGCGCGCGACACCGCGCTGGCGCTGGCCAGCCGCGAGGGTATCTTCGCCGGCATTTCGGCCGGGGCCACGGTGGCCGCGGCACTGGACGTGGCAGAACGCGCCGAACCCGGCAGCAGCATTCTGGCCATGCTGCCCGACACTGGCGAGCGCTACCTTTCCACCTTCATGTTCGAGGACATCGCCGAAGGCTCCGACGACGAGTGGCTGGCGGCTTTTGCCGAAGAAGCACCGGATACCACCGATGAGAACAGCCCCAGCCTTTCAACGACATCCTCGTAA
- a CDS encoding class I SAM-dependent methyltransferase, with protein sequence MNQPVEAANEYVEFWNDTLAEKFNRFREILMNGLSYHSRVPLERLNLDAGSRVVDVGCGWGDTAIELARKVGPEGHALGLDCVDDFLDKGREDARRADIHNVEFVAADVQTFPFMPEFDFCFSRFGMMFFENPVAAMRNIRAALKPGAELMFIVWRDIADNPWVGVPKQVVLDFLPEPGDDARTCGPGPFSMANPEVVTKQLEIAGFGDIEFERTDGPVTVGDSVENAMQFQLALGPAGEVFREAGELAEAKRPEIEQALRDALAPYEQGGRIVMPSSSWTVTARREQ encoded by the coding sequence ATGAATCAGCCTGTTGAAGCAGCCAACGAATACGTCGAGTTCTGGAACGACACCCTGGCGGAAAAATTCAACCGTTTCCGCGAGATCCTGATGAACGGATTGAGCTATCACAGCCGGGTGCCCCTGGAGCGTCTGAATCTGGATGCCGGCTCCAGGGTTGTCGATGTGGGTTGCGGCTGGGGTGACACCGCCATTGAGCTGGCCCGAAAGGTCGGACCAGAGGGGCATGCGCTCGGGCTGGACTGCGTCGATGATTTTCTCGACAAGGGCCGCGAAGATGCCCGCCGGGCCGACATTCACAATGTCGAGTTCGTGGCCGCCGACGTTCAAACCTTCCCTTTCATGCCCGAGTTCGACTTCTGCTTTTCGCGTTTCGGCATGATGTTCTTCGAGAACCCGGTCGCGGCCATGCGCAACATCCGTGCCGCGCTCAAGCCGGGCGCTGAACTGATGTTCATCGTCTGGCGCGATATTGCCGACAACCCCTGGGTGGGTGTCCCCAAACAGGTGGTGCTCGATTTTCTGCCAGAACCCGGCGATGACGCGCGCACCTGCGGGCCCGGCCCCTTCTCCATGGCCAACCCGGAAGTGGTCACCAAGCAACTGGAGATCGCGGGTTTCGGCGACATCGAGTTCGAGCGCACGGATGGTCCGGTCACCGTGGGTGACTCGGTCGAAAACGCCATGCAGTTCCAGCTGGCACTCGGCCCGGCCGGCGAAGTCTTTCGCGAGGCCGGTGAACTGGCCGAAGCGAAGCGCCCCGAAATCGAGCAGGCGCTGCGCGACGCACTCGCCCCCTATGAGCAGGGCGGACGCATCGTCATGCCATCGAGCTCGTGGACAGTCACGGCGCGAAGGGAACAGTAA
- a CDS encoding substrate-binding periplasmic protein, with the protein MPARRFLPWLLLFLPLTGLTGEHADRGDTLAEAREAGEATVTVLYVPAGGWAYREGDGELTGVTVEIMRRFADYVAEARGIELELDFVEETDWTVFYGRVRDAEGGVFGIGNVTITEPRREELAFSPPYLENIAVLITHEDRGKVDGPEQAARQLADLRALAFEGTLHETRLKALRDEHWPELGIDCAGSNDEIITAVADDTHFAYIDAYNYYGARDRGAPLRHHPAFDDTGEQFGVIMPLNNDWQQLVDEFFAHDGGLMQRDFYRELLAEHLGEAVADLLTGQ; encoded by the coding sequence ATGCCTGCCCGACGATTCCTGCCCTGGCTTCTCCTCTTCCTGCCGCTAACCGGCCTGACCGGCGAACATGCCGACCGTGGCGATACCCTGGCCGAGGCCCGCGAGGCCGGCGAAGCCACGGTCACCGTGCTTTACGTTCCAGCCGGCGGCTGGGCCTATCGTGAGGGGGATGGTGAATTGACCGGTGTGACCGTCGAGATCATGCGCCGGTTTGCCGACTATGTTGCCGAGGCGCGCGGTATCGAACTTGAGCTGGATTTCGTCGAGGAAACCGACTGGACCGTGTTCTACGGCCGGGTGCGCGATGCCGAGGGCGGTGTGTTCGGCATTGGCAACGTCACCATCACCGAGCCCCGGCGCGAGGAACTGGCGTTCTCGCCGCCGTACCTGGAAAACATTGCCGTTCTGATCACGCATGAAGACCGGGGCAAAGTTGATGGCCCGGAACAGGCTGCCCGGCAGCTGGCCGATCTGCGCGCACTGGCCTTCGAGGGCACCCTGCACGAAACCCGCCTGAAGGCGCTGCGCGACGAGCACTGGCCTGAACTGGGCATTGATTGCGCCGGCAGCAATGACGAGATCATTACCGCGGTGGCCGACGACACGCATTTCGCCTACATCGATGCCTACAACTACTACGGTGCGCGCGACCGCGGCGCCCCGCTCAGGCATCACCCGGCTTTCGACGACACCGGCGAACAGTTCGGCGTGATCATGCCGCTGAACAATGACTGGCAACAGCTCGTCGACGAGTTTTTCGCGCACGATGGTGGCCTGATGCAGCGCGATTTCTACCGCGAACTGCTGGCCGAGCACCTGGGCGAGGCAGTTGCCGATCTGCTGACCGGGCAGTAG